The following proteins come from a genomic window of Flavobacterium eburneipallidum:
- a CDS encoding glycoside hydrolase family 88/105 protein, whose translation MIPKIKYCVLTLMICQLVAFGQSKKNELQITPIEWAKKMADSDQKRVPNPVFLDGVKFPKWNYTNGLVTLANQKLYDYTKEQKYWDYGISYADQLIDKEGKILGGYSLEKYSLDLINSGKILFEIYKKTGEERYKIAMDILHKQLETHPRNSDGGYWHKKSYPWQMWLDGVYMTDPFSAQYGTVFNVPKAIDDAILQIELIQKHTFDSKTGLNFHGYDEKRTQFWANKETGLSSHIWGRAQGWYCMALVDILDFVPDNHPKKKNLINSVQKVFTAVLKAQEKDSGVWWQVMDRPSRKGNYLESTCSTMFVYSFAKAYRKGYVGDKFLKSARIGFNGILKQFVKENPDKTISITRCCSVAGLGGKKPEDRDGSFEYYISEPIGDNDAKAVGPFVMAGIELQMILDKNKVLKR comes from the coding sequence ATGATACCTAAAATTAAATATTGTGTTCTCACTTTAATGATTTGTCAATTAGTTGCTTTTGGACAATCTAAAAAGAATGAATTACAAATAACACCAATCGAATGGGCTAAAAAAATGGCTGATTCTGATCAAAAACGTGTTCCCAATCCAGTATTTCTGGATGGAGTAAAATTTCCAAAATGGAACTATACAAATGGTTTGGTAACACTTGCCAACCAAAAATTATATGATTATACCAAAGAACAAAAATATTGGGATTATGGAATTTCTTATGCTGATCAACTTATTGACAAGGAAGGAAAAATACTAGGTGGATATTCATTAGAAAAATATAGTCTAGATTTAATAAACTCTGGAAAAATCCTTTTTGAAATTTATAAGAAAACAGGTGAAGAACGCTATAAAATAGCAATGGACATACTTCACAAACAGTTAGAAACACATCCAAGAAATTCAGACGGAGGTTATTGGCATAAAAAAAGTTATCCTTGGCAAATGTGGCTGGATGGTGTGTATATGACTGATCCATTTTCAGCACAATATGGCACCGTTTTCAATGTACCGAAAGCTATTGATGATGCCATTTTACAAATAGAACTCATTCAAAAACACACTTTTGATTCAAAAACGGGATTGAATTTTCATGGATATGATGAAAAACGCACACAATTTTGGGCAAACAAAGAAACTGGACTTTCTTCACATATATGGGGACGTGCTCAAGGTTGGTATTGTATGGCTTTAGTTGATATTTTAGATTTTGTTCCGGATAATCATCCCAAGAAAAAAAATTTGATAAATAGTGTTCAAAAAGTGTTCACAGCGGTTCTCAAAGCACAGGAAAAAGATTCAGGAGTATGGTGGCAAGTGATGGATCGACCTAGTCGAAAAGGCAATTATCTAGAATCTACTTGCTCTACAATGTTTGTCTATTCGTTTGCCAAAGCATATAGAAAAGGATATGTAGGGGATAAATTTCTGAAATCGGCAAGAATTGGTTTTAACGGAATTCTTAAACAGTTTGTAAAAGAAAATCCCGATAAAACAATTTCTATTACAAGATGTTGTTCTGTGGCAGGATTAGGAGGAAAAAAACCAGAAGACCGAGACGGGTCATTCGAATACTATATTTCAGAACCTATTGGCGACAATGATGCCAAAGCTGTTGGTCCTTTTGTTATGGCAGGGATTGAATTGCAAATGATTTTGGATAAAAATAAAGTCTTAAAAAGATAA